In the Hordeum vulgare subsp. vulgare chromosome 7H, MorexV3_pseudomolecules_assembly, whole genome shotgun sequence genome, one interval contains:
- the LOC123407895 gene encoding ABC transporter C family member 10-like isoform X2, translated as MGSLTGGEVADSDTQVTPFGKAGFFSKMSFWWLNPLMKMGYKKPLEDKDMPLLGAIDRAHSQYSMFVEKLNGNKRSSSHATPSFFWTIVSCHRRAILVSGFFALLKVLAVSTGPIILKAFINVSLGKGTFKHEGYVLAALLFICKCCESLSQRQWYFRTRRLGLQVRSLLSAAIYKKQQKLSNAAKRKHSSGNIINYVIVDAYRIGESPYWFHQTWTTSVQLCISLVILYNAVGAAMISSLVVIIMTVLCNVPLARLQHKCKSKLMEAQDIRLKAMSESLVHMKILKLYAWEVHFKKVIEGLRKVEYKLLSAFQLRRAYNTFMFWSSPVLVSAATFLTCYLLEIPLDASNVFTFVATLHLVQEPIRLVPEVIAVVIQAKVAFTRISKFLDAPELNGQVRKKYYVGIDYPIEMNFCSFSWDESTSKPTLKNINLIVKSGEKVAICGEVGSGKSTLLAALLGEVPKTEGMIQVCGKIAYISQNAWIQSGTVQDNILFGSSMDEERYHNTLTRCSLVKDLEMLPYGDCTQIGERGVNLSGGQKQRVQLARALYQNADIYLLDDPFSSVDAHTARSLFNEYVMSALSEKTVLLVTHQVDFLPIFDSILLMSHGEVIRSAPYQDLLADCGEFKDLVNAHKDTIGLSDLNNSKPTQRSKEVSIKETDGIHGNRYTESVKPSPADQLIKKEERETGDAGVKPYMLYLRQNKGLLYFSLSMISHTFFGAGQILQNWWMAANVQNPHVSVRKLISVYIIIGLCTMFFLLTRYLLVVVLGIQTSRSIFSQLLNSLFRAPMSFFDATPLGRVLSRLSSDLSIVDLDFPFAFAFGLGSSLIAYGNLGVLIVITWQVLFVSVPMIALAIWLQRYYLASAKELMRINGTTKSALANHLGESISGAITIRAFEEEDRFFAKNLDIVDKNASPYFYNFAATEWLIQRLEIMTATVLSFSAFVMALLPQGTFSPGFVGMALSYGLSLNIMFVASIQFQCNLGNQIISVERLNQYMDIQSEAAEVVEENRPLPDWPQNGNVEIRELKIRYRIDLPLVLHGITCKFEGGDKIGIVGRTGSGKTTLIGALFRLVEPAEGKVIIDSVDITMIGLHDLRSRLGIIPQDPTLFQGTIRYNLDPLGHFSDEQIWEVLDKCQLLEAVREKEQGLDSHGKVAEYEKPTKLMETEGSLFRKLVNEYRSYTSNGNI; from the exons ATGGGTTCCCTCACAG GCGGTGAGGTAGCTGACTCTGACACCCAGGTAACTCCCTTTGGTAAAGCTGGGTTTTTCAGCAAGATGTCATTTTGGTGGTTGAATCCTCTAATGAAGATGGGCTACAAGAAACCCCTTGAGGACAAAGACATGCCACTTCTAGGCGCCATAGATCGAGCACACAGCCAGTACTCGATGTTCGTGGAGAAGTTGAACGGAAACAAGCGGTCGTCGTCACATGCCACACCATCATTCTTCTGGACTATTGTTTCCTGTCACAGGCGTGCCATCTTGGTCTCGGGTTTTTTTGCTTTGCTCAAGGTTCTTGCCGTATCAACAGGCCCAATAATTCTAAAGGCATTCATCAACGTGTCACTTGGGAAAGGGACCTTTAAACACGAAGGCTATGTGCTCGCTGCTTTACTGTTCATCTGCAAATGTTGTGAATCTTTGTCACAGAGACAGTGGTATTTCCGCACTCGGAGATTAGGACTGCAGGTGAGGTCACTCCTGTCAGCAGCTATTTATAAGAAACAACAGAAGCTATCAAATGCAGCAAAGAGGAAGCACTCTTCTGGAAACATTATAAACTATGTGATCGTCGATGCGTATCGAATTGGGGAATCCCCATACTGGTTCCATCAAACATGGACAACAAGTGTTCAGCTTTGCATTTCTCTGGTAATTCTATACAATGCGGTTGGTGCTGCAATGATTTCATCTTTGGTTGTCATCATTATGACTGTACTGTGCAACGTTCCATTGGCTAGACTGCAACACAAATGTAAGAGTAAACTTATGGAAGCACAAGATATCAGGTTGAAGGCCATGTCCGAGTCATTAGTTCATATGAAGATCTTGAAACTTTATGCTTGGGAAGTTCACTTCAAGAAAGTCATCGAGGGGTTGAGAAAGGTTGAGTACAAGCTGTTGTCAGCATTCCAGCTTAGGAGGGCATACAACACTTTCATGTTCTGGTCTTCACCTGTTTTGGTTTCAGCAGCGACCTTCCTGACATGCTATCTTTTGGAAATCCCTCTTGATGCTAGCAACGTCTTCACCTTTGTGGCAACTCTACATCTTGTGCAAGAACCGATAAGGTTAGTACCAGAAGTTATTGCAGTTGTGATACAAGCTAAGGTtgcgttcactcggatatcaaagTTCCTTGATGCACCTGAGCTAAACGGGCAAGTTAGGAAGAAATACTATGTTGGCATTGATTACCCTATTGAGATGAATTTCTGTAGCTTCTCGTGGGATGAGAGCACATCAAAACCAACTCTAAAGAATATAAATCTGATAGTCAAAAGTGGAGAAAAAGTTGCGATTTGTGGAGAGGTGGGATCAGGAAAGTCGACACTTTTGGCTGCTTTACTCGGAGAGGTACCAAAAACAGAAGGCATG ATCCAAGTCTGTGGGAAGATAGCATATATTTCTCAGAATGCATGGATCCAATCAGGAACTGTGCAAGACAATATTCTCTTTGGATCCTCGATGGATGAGGAAAGATACCACAACACACTCACGAGGTGCTCGTTGGTCAAGGATCTTGAAATGTTGCCATATGGAGATTGTACTCAAATTGGGGAGAGAGGAGTAAATCTTAGTGGTGGTCAGAAGCAGCGGGTCCAGCTTGCTCGTGCACTATACCAAAATGCAGATATATATCTTCTTGATGACCCTTTCAGTTCTGTTGATGCCCATACTGCCAGAAGTCTTTTCAAT GAATATGTCATGAGTGCTCTATCAGAGAAGACTGTTCTTTTGGTGacacaccaagtggattttctaccCATATTCGACTCCATTTTG TTAATGTCACATGGAGAGGTTATTCGATCCGCACCTTATCAAGATCTATTGGCAGATTGTGGAGAATTTAAAGACCTTGTAAACGCCCATAAAGATACTATTGGCCTTTCGGATCTTAATAACAGCAAACCCACTCAAAGATCTAAGGAAGTATCAATAAAGGAGACAGATGGTATTCATGGAAATAGATATACAGAGTCTGTGAAACCATCACCAGCAGATCAACTGATCAAGAAAGAGGAAAGAGAAACAGGGGATGCAGGTGTTAAGCCTTATATGCTTTACCTGCGCCAGAACAAAGGCCTCCTGTATTTCTCTTTGTCTATGATTTCCCACACATTTTTTGGAGCTGGGCAAATATTGCAGAATTGGTGGATGGCTGCTAATGTCCAAAATCCTCATGTTAGTGTGCGGAAGTTAATTTCCGTGTACATTATTATCGGACTTTGCACAATGTTCTTCTTGCTAACAAGATATTTACTAGTCGTGGTTCTTGGGATCCAGACATCAAGATCCATATTTTCCCAGTTGCTCAATTCATTGTTCCGTGCACCAATGTCCTTTTTTGACGCTACTCCTCTAGGAAGGGTTCTTAGTCGG CTCTCTTCAGATTTGAGTATTGTTGACCTtgattttccatttgcctttgcATTTGGCCTTGGTTCCAGCTTAATTGCATATGGCAATCTAGGGGTATTGATTGTTATTACATGGCAAGTTCTGTTTGTATCCGTGCCAATGATAGCTTTGGCAATTTGGTTGCAG AGGTACTATCTTGCCTCGGCCAAGGAATTGATGCGGATCAATGGTACTACCAAATCTGCTCTAGCAAATCACTTAGGTGAATCGATTTCAGGGGCTATAACGATAAGGGCCTTTGAGGAAGAAGATCGTTTTTTTGCTAAAAACTTGGATATTGTTGACAAGAATGCCAGTCCATATTTCTATAATTTTGCAGCAACTGAATGGTTGATTCAACGTCTGGAGATAATGACTGCCacagttctttctttttctgccTTCGTCATGGCCCTTCTTCCTCAAGGAACCTTTAGCCCTG GTTTTGTGGGAATGGCATTGTCCTATGGTCTTTCCCTAAATATTATGTTTGTTGCCTCTATTCAATTCCAATGCAACCTTGGGAATCAAATAATATCAGTCGAGCGGCTGAACCAGTACATGGATATACAAAGTGAAGCAGCAGAAGTTGTTGAAGAAAATCGACCGTTACCAGATTGGCCCCAAAATGGCAATGTGGAGATTAGGGAATTGAAG ATCAGGTATAGGATAGATCTTCCACTTGTACTACATGGAATCACTTGTAAGTTTGAAGGTGGAGATAAGATTGGTATAGTTGGTCGAACAGGAAGTGGCAAGACAACCTTAATTGGTGCATTGTTTCGTCTTGTTGAACCTGCTGAAGGGAAAGTAATTATAGACTCTGTGGATATCACTATGATAGGCTTACATGATCTGCGTTCACGTTTGGGTATCATTCCACAAGATCCAACACTTTTTCAGGGTACAATAAGATACAATCTAGATCCTCTTGGGCACTTCTCAGATGAACAAATATGGGAG GTTCTTGACAAATGTCAACTTCTTGAAGCTGTCCGGGAGAAGGAACAGGGATTGGATTCACATG GGAAAGTAGCGGAGTATGAAAAACCTACAAAGCTCATGGAAACTGAAGGATCTCTCTTCCGCAAGCTGGTCAACGAGTATCGGTCATACACATCAAACGGGAATATTTAG
- the LOC123407895 gene encoding ABC transporter C family member 10-like isoform X1 yields MGSLTGGEVADSDTQVTPFGKAGFFSKMSFWWLNPLMKMGYKKPLEDKDMPLLGAIDRAHSQYSMFVEKLNGNKRSSSHATPSFFWTIVSCHRRAILVSGFFALLKVLAVSTGPIILKAFINVSLGKGTFKHEGYVLAALLFICKCCESLSQRQWYFRTRRLGLQVRSLLSAAIYKKQQKLSNAAKRKHSSGNIINYVIVDAYRIGESPYWFHQTWTTSVQLCISLVILYNAVGAAMISSLVVIIMTVLCNVPLARLQHKCKSKLMEAQDIRLKAMSESLVHMKILKLYAWEVHFKKVIEGLRKVEYKLLSAFQLRRAYNTFMFWSSPVLVSAATFLTCYLLEIPLDASNVFTFVATLHLVQEPIRLVPEVIAVVIQAKVAFTRISKFLDAPELNGQVRKKYYVGIDYPIEMNFCSFSWDESTSKPTLKNINLIVKSGEKVAICGEVGSGKSTLLAALLGEVPKTEGMIQVCGKIAYISQNAWIQSGTVQDNILFGSSMDEERYHNTLTRCSLVKDLEMLPYGDCTQIGERGVNLSGGQKQRVQLARALYQNADIYLLDDPFSSVDAHTARSLFNEYVMSALSEKTVLLVTHQVDFLPIFDSILLMSHGEVIRSAPYQDLLADCGEFKDLVNAHKDTIGLSDLNNSKPTQRSKEVSIKETDGIHGNRYTESVKPSPADQLIKKEERETGDAGVKPYMLYLRQNKGLLYFSLSMISHTFFGAGQILQNWWMAANVQNPHVSVRKLISVYIIIGLCTMFFLLTRYLLVVVLGIQTSRSIFSQLLNSLFRAPMSFFDATPLGRVLSRLSSDLSIVDLDFPFAFAFGLGSSLIAYGNLGVLIVITWQVLFVSVPMIALAIWLQRYYLASAKELMRINGTTKSALANHLGESISGAITIRAFEEEDRFFAKNLDIVDKNASPYFYNFAATEWLIQRLEIMTATVLSFSAFVMALLPQGTFSPGFVGMALSYGLSLNIMFVASIQFQCNLGNQIISVERLNQYMDIQSEAAEVVEENRPLPDWPQNGNVEIRELKIRYRIDLPLVLHGITCKFEGGDKIGIVGRTGSGKTTLIGALFRLVEPAEGKVIIDSVDITMIGLHDLRSRLGIIPQDPTLFQGTIRYNLDPLGHFSDEQIWEVLDKCQLLEAVREKEQGLDSHVVQDGSNWSMGQRQLFCLGRALLRRCRILVLDEATASIDNATDAILQKTIRTEFKCCTVITVAHRIPTVMDCDMVLGMGDGKVAEYEKPTKLMETEGSLFRKLVNEYRSYTSNGNI; encoded by the exons ATGGGTTCCCTCACAG GCGGTGAGGTAGCTGACTCTGACACCCAGGTAACTCCCTTTGGTAAAGCTGGGTTTTTCAGCAAGATGTCATTTTGGTGGTTGAATCCTCTAATGAAGATGGGCTACAAGAAACCCCTTGAGGACAAAGACATGCCACTTCTAGGCGCCATAGATCGAGCACACAGCCAGTACTCGATGTTCGTGGAGAAGTTGAACGGAAACAAGCGGTCGTCGTCACATGCCACACCATCATTCTTCTGGACTATTGTTTCCTGTCACAGGCGTGCCATCTTGGTCTCGGGTTTTTTTGCTTTGCTCAAGGTTCTTGCCGTATCAACAGGCCCAATAATTCTAAAGGCATTCATCAACGTGTCACTTGGGAAAGGGACCTTTAAACACGAAGGCTATGTGCTCGCTGCTTTACTGTTCATCTGCAAATGTTGTGAATCTTTGTCACAGAGACAGTGGTATTTCCGCACTCGGAGATTAGGACTGCAGGTGAGGTCACTCCTGTCAGCAGCTATTTATAAGAAACAACAGAAGCTATCAAATGCAGCAAAGAGGAAGCACTCTTCTGGAAACATTATAAACTATGTGATCGTCGATGCGTATCGAATTGGGGAATCCCCATACTGGTTCCATCAAACATGGACAACAAGTGTTCAGCTTTGCATTTCTCTGGTAATTCTATACAATGCGGTTGGTGCTGCAATGATTTCATCTTTGGTTGTCATCATTATGACTGTACTGTGCAACGTTCCATTGGCTAGACTGCAACACAAATGTAAGAGTAAACTTATGGAAGCACAAGATATCAGGTTGAAGGCCATGTCCGAGTCATTAGTTCATATGAAGATCTTGAAACTTTATGCTTGGGAAGTTCACTTCAAGAAAGTCATCGAGGGGTTGAGAAAGGTTGAGTACAAGCTGTTGTCAGCATTCCAGCTTAGGAGGGCATACAACACTTTCATGTTCTGGTCTTCACCTGTTTTGGTTTCAGCAGCGACCTTCCTGACATGCTATCTTTTGGAAATCCCTCTTGATGCTAGCAACGTCTTCACCTTTGTGGCAACTCTACATCTTGTGCAAGAACCGATAAGGTTAGTACCAGAAGTTATTGCAGTTGTGATACAAGCTAAGGTtgcgttcactcggatatcaaagTTCCTTGATGCACCTGAGCTAAACGGGCAAGTTAGGAAGAAATACTATGTTGGCATTGATTACCCTATTGAGATGAATTTCTGTAGCTTCTCGTGGGATGAGAGCACATCAAAACCAACTCTAAAGAATATAAATCTGATAGTCAAAAGTGGAGAAAAAGTTGCGATTTGTGGAGAGGTGGGATCAGGAAAGTCGACACTTTTGGCTGCTTTACTCGGAGAGGTACCAAAAACAGAAGGCATG ATCCAAGTCTGTGGGAAGATAGCATATATTTCTCAGAATGCATGGATCCAATCAGGAACTGTGCAAGACAATATTCTCTTTGGATCCTCGATGGATGAGGAAAGATACCACAACACACTCACGAGGTGCTCGTTGGTCAAGGATCTTGAAATGTTGCCATATGGAGATTGTACTCAAATTGGGGAGAGAGGAGTAAATCTTAGTGGTGGTCAGAAGCAGCGGGTCCAGCTTGCTCGTGCACTATACCAAAATGCAGATATATATCTTCTTGATGACCCTTTCAGTTCTGTTGATGCCCATACTGCCAGAAGTCTTTTCAAT GAATATGTCATGAGTGCTCTATCAGAGAAGACTGTTCTTTTGGTGacacaccaagtggattttctaccCATATTCGACTCCATTTTG TTAATGTCACATGGAGAGGTTATTCGATCCGCACCTTATCAAGATCTATTGGCAGATTGTGGAGAATTTAAAGACCTTGTAAACGCCCATAAAGATACTATTGGCCTTTCGGATCTTAATAACAGCAAACCCACTCAAAGATCTAAGGAAGTATCAATAAAGGAGACAGATGGTATTCATGGAAATAGATATACAGAGTCTGTGAAACCATCACCAGCAGATCAACTGATCAAGAAAGAGGAAAGAGAAACAGGGGATGCAGGTGTTAAGCCTTATATGCTTTACCTGCGCCAGAACAAAGGCCTCCTGTATTTCTCTTTGTCTATGATTTCCCACACATTTTTTGGAGCTGGGCAAATATTGCAGAATTGGTGGATGGCTGCTAATGTCCAAAATCCTCATGTTAGTGTGCGGAAGTTAATTTCCGTGTACATTATTATCGGACTTTGCACAATGTTCTTCTTGCTAACAAGATATTTACTAGTCGTGGTTCTTGGGATCCAGACATCAAGATCCATATTTTCCCAGTTGCTCAATTCATTGTTCCGTGCACCAATGTCCTTTTTTGACGCTACTCCTCTAGGAAGGGTTCTTAGTCGG CTCTCTTCAGATTTGAGTATTGTTGACCTtgattttccatttgcctttgcATTTGGCCTTGGTTCCAGCTTAATTGCATATGGCAATCTAGGGGTATTGATTGTTATTACATGGCAAGTTCTGTTTGTATCCGTGCCAATGATAGCTTTGGCAATTTGGTTGCAG AGGTACTATCTTGCCTCGGCCAAGGAATTGATGCGGATCAATGGTACTACCAAATCTGCTCTAGCAAATCACTTAGGTGAATCGATTTCAGGGGCTATAACGATAAGGGCCTTTGAGGAAGAAGATCGTTTTTTTGCTAAAAACTTGGATATTGTTGACAAGAATGCCAGTCCATATTTCTATAATTTTGCAGCAACTGAATGGTTGATTCAACGTCTGGAGATAATGACTGCCacagttctttctttttctgccTTCGTCATGGCCCTTCTTCCTCAAGGAACCTTTAGCCCTG GTTTTGTGGGAATGGCATTGTCCTATGGTCTTTCCCTAAATATTATGTTTGTTGCCTCTATTCAATTCCAATGCAACCTTGGGAATCAAATAATATCAGTCGAGCGGCTGAACCAGTACATGGATATACAAAGTGAAGCAGCAGAAGTTGTTGAAGAAAATCGACCGTTACCAGATTGGCCCCAAAATGGCAATGTGGAGATTAGGGAATTGAAG ATCAGGTATAGGATAGATCTTCCACTTGTACTACATGGAATCACTTGTAAGTTTGAAGGTGGAGATAAGATTGGTATAGTTGGTCGAACAGGAAGTGGCAAGACAACCTTAATTGGTGCATTGTTTCGTCTTGTTGAACCTGCTGAAGGGAAAGTAATTATAGACTCTGTGGATATCACTATGATAGGCTTACATGATCTGCGTTCACGTTTGGGTATCATTCCACAAGATCCAACACTTTTTCAGGGTACAATAAGATACAATCTAGATCCTCTTGGGCACTTCTCAGATGAACAAATATGGGAG GTTCTTGACAAATGTCAACTTCTTGAAGCTGTCCGGGAGAAGGAACAGGGATTGGATTCACATG TTGTGCAAGACGGGTCAAACTGGAGTATGGGCCAAAGGCAGCTCTTCTGTCTGGGGCGTGCACTTCTGAGAAGATGCCGCATCCTGGTTCTTGATGAAGCGACAGCCTCTATAGACAATGCAACAGATGCTATCCTTCAGAAAACAATCCGAACAGAATTCAAATGTTGCACTGTTATTACAGTGGCCCACCGTATACCAACAGTTATGGACTGCGATATGGTACTTGGAATGGGTGACG GGAAAGTAGCGGAGTATGAAAAACCTACAAAGCTCATGGAAACTGAAGGATCTCTCTTCCGCAAGCTGGTCAACGAGTATCGGTCATACACATCAAACGGGAATATTTAG